A window of Mycolicibacterium holsaticum DSM 44478 = JCM 12374 genomic DNA:
GCACTACGACATCCGGTTGCAACGACACCTCGAGGTCGACATGCCAGCCGTGCAACCTCATCGCGCCGACGCTGCCGACCACGACGTCGTCGATCATCACCGGTGAATTGGACTCCAGTGTCCCGACATTGGCGAGTTCGACGTGATACACCTGCGCGTCGGGCCCGCGCCCCACCGCACCGGGCAGCGGTAGGGAGTTCACCCCGTCAAACGCGCAGCCGGTGGCGGTCATGGCCACGGTCAAGCCGGCCGCCAACATCCGCCGTCCCACGCGCATACCGATCACGGTGGTGTCCCGTCGTCCGGCGCAGACACCGCGCCGGGGGCCGGCGACCGCTCGGCTGGCAGCAGGATGTCCTGCAGCGTCGGCGGTCCGGCGGGCGGCAGTGGCGGCGGGCCGGGGACCGGTCCGTAGCCGGGCGGTGGGGGCACGTCGCCGGCGCCGGTGTACGCCGAGACGGCGGGTGGCAGATCCGGCGGTCCCGGCGGCGGGCCGTCCGCTCCTGGCATCAGGCCCGGCTCGCTGTAGCGCAACATGTACGGCGGTGGATTGGAGCTCAACAGGAAGCTGAACGGAAACGGCAGGTTGTTGAAGTTCGCGAGACGTAACCCGGGGCCGAGGTACTGGGAACACAGCGTGGAGGTGGTCGGGGCGGTGACGTTCTGCAGGGCACCGATCATGCCGCAGATGAACCAATCCGGGTTGGCCATGTTGTTCAACACGAACACTCCGCTCGCCGCCCCGGTGCGCGGGTCGAACATGTTGACCGAGTTGGCAATCGAGTGCGGCGCGATGTGCAGGACGTTCTCCAGCTCCATGCGGTGCTCGGCGAGGTTCTGTGCGACGTTGGCCAGCCGCTGGATCTGCTCAGAGGTCTTGTCCCGGGTGTCGCGCACGAAACGGGTTGTCTCGCGCACGACCTCGGACAGGTCGGTCAGCGCCGCATCCAGTTCCGACCTGCTGTCGTTGACCACGCTGGTCAACGTGGCGAACCTGTTCTGGAACTGCACGATCTGCTGGTTGCTGTCGCGCAGCGCGGTCACGAAGGTCTGCAGGTTGGTGATCGTGTCGACGATGTTGCCGCCGCCGTCGGCCAGGATCCGGCCCACCCCCGACAGTTGCTCCAGTGTCTGGCGCAGCTTGTCGCCGTTACCGTCCATCGCCGCGGCCGCGCTGTCGATGAACCGGCCGACCGAACCCGTCTCCGCGGCAGCGGTGTCACCGCCGGGCCCCAGTTCGGTTGCCAGCCGCATCAGTTGCTCTTTGACCTCGTTCCACTCCACCGGGACGGCGGTGCGCTCGACCGGAATCACGGTGCCGTTCCGCATGACCGGCCCTGACTCGTATGCCGGGGTGAGTTGGACATAGCGGGCCGAGACGAGGTTCTGGGCGACGATGACGGCCTTGGCGTCGGCTGGCACCGTGACGCCGTGCCGCACGGACAGCTCCATCTTCGCCTGTGTGCCGATCGGCTCGATCGACTCGATGGAGCCCACCTTCACGCCCGCGATGCGGACCTCGTCGCCGGGATAGATCGCGGTGGCGGTGGTGAAATGGGCAATGATCACGGTGGGCCGCGACAGGGTGCGCACGATCACCACGGCGACCCCGCAGACCAGCAGCGCGGTCAGCGTCACCGCCAGCACCAGGCGCACACCACGGCTCCGGATCATCGCGGCGGTTCCCCCCACTGCTCCCACGGCTGGGGAATGCCGTTGTACGGGAACGGAAGTTCAGCACGCGGACCGACGTTGTCGGGTGGCTGGCCGGCATTGACGCCGCGCCGGAACCCGAACGCGTAGTCCAGCCACGGCTGCAGCAACTGGGCGAACATGATGTTGGGGATGTAGGCCTGGTAGTAGGGGCCGTTGCCGATGGTCTCTCCGAGGGTGATCTGGAACTTCGCCAGGCCCGGAAGGGCTTTCGCGATGTTGTCGCGGTTCTTCTCCAGTATCGCGGTGACGCCGTTGAGCTTGTCCAGCGTCGGCGCCAGCTCACGCTCGTTGTCGCGGATCACACCCGACATCTGCTTGGACAACGCCGACGTGTGAACCAGCAGCTCGACGATCGCGCGCCGGCGCTCCGACAGCACCGCCACCAGGTCGTTGGCGTTGAGGATCAGGGTGTTCACCTGCGCGCTGCGGTCCGCAAGGATCCCGGTGATATCGGCACCGTTCTCGAGCAGATCACCCAGCGTGTCATCGCGTTCGTTGATCGCCTGTGACAGCCGGGTCAGCCCGTCGAAGGTCGGACCCAGTTGCGGGGCAACCTGATCCAGGGTCGCCGACAAGGTGTCCAGCGACTGGTTCAGCGAGGCGGTGTCGGTTCCCGCGGTGTTCGTGGTGAGCTCGCTGACGGCTTCGGTCAGCGAATAGGGCGATGCCGTGCGCGACGCCGGGATGACGTCCATCGGGTTCATCGTGCCGTCGCCGCCGGACTCCAGGGTCAGGATGCGTTCCCCCAGCAGTGTGCCGGTGCGCACGTGCGCGGTGGTGTCCGATCCGAGCTGAACCGTCCCGTCGACGATGAACGTCACCACGGCATTGCGTCCTTCCAACGCAACACCGGAGACCGAGCCGACCTTCAGTCCGGAGATCGTCACGTCGTTGCCCGGCGTGATGCCACCGGCGTCGGTGAACTGCGCCTGGTACCGGATCGACGTCGCCCACGACACCAGGGGTTCGGGGGAAAGGCCGACCGCGATGACCAGGATGATCAGGACGACGCCGAGAAGCCCCGCCCGAACCAGCTGTGTGCCTCGGTATTTGCGCATCAGGGCTCGGTGCACCTCCCGTTCTCCTGCTTGATCCACGGGAAGACCGCGGTGCGACCCTGCAGATCGGTCACCCGCCACTTCAGCTCGCAGATGTAGTAGTTGAAGAAGCTGCCGTATGCGCCGGTGCGCACCAGCTTGCGGTAGTTGTCCGGGGCCTTCTGCAGGCTGGTGTCGAGCCGGTCCTTCTGGATGTCGAGGTGGGTGGCCAGCCTGCTGAGCTCGTCGACGGTGCCCGCCAGCGGCGTACGCGCATCGCCCAACAGGTCGGCCACCGACGCGGTCCCGTCGTTCAGCGATTCGATGGCCGATCCGATCGGATCGCGTTCGGCGGCAAGCTGGGTGACGAGGTTCTCGAGCTGCCCGATGGTGTCGGAGAACTTGTCGCCCTCTTTGGTCAGGGTCGCCAGCAGCGTGCGCAGATTGTTGATCAGCGCCTGGATCGTCCTGTTGTGTTCGGCCAGCGCCGCGGTGAAGCCCGAGGTGTTGGAGAACAGGGACTGCAGCGTGTTCTCCTGGCCTTGAAAGATTCCGATGATCGAGGCCGACAGCGCGTTGACATCCTGCGGATTGAGTCCGCGCAGAACGGGTTTGAGCCCGCCGAGGAGCAGGTCGAGATCGAGCGCCGACTGGGTTCGGACTTTGGGGATCTGCCCGCCAGGCGGCAGCGGTGCGCCCGCGGGACCCTCGATCAACTCCAGGTAGCGGTCGCCGACCAGGTTGAGATAGCGCACCGCCGCCCGGGTACTGTCGGTCATCGCCACGTTGGGATCCGCGTCGAACGTCACGACCACCGATTTGTCGCGTTGGAGTTCGACGCGGTTCACCGTGCCGACCCGCATGCCCGCGACCCGCACCGACTCCCCCGGCTGGAGTCGGGACACGTCGGCGAACACCGCCGAATAGCCCTTGCGCGAACCGGTTTGGTACTGGCCGAAGATGAAGAACAAGGACGCCGTGAGCAAGCTCATCACGACCGCGAAGATCGCGAACTTGATGACCGTGGGTCGAAACGATCGCCTCATCCGGGTTGGCCGATCTGGGCGGTGTTGCGGGGCGGCCCGGCGGTCTCGTTGTCGCCGAACATGATCTGCTTGATCAGGTCGGAGTTGAGCACGACGCCCGGATAGGTGCGTCGCCACGGGTTGGTTCCGGTGTCGGCGACGACGTACGGCGGAGCGGCTTCGAACGGCATTTTCGGCAGCCCGGTGCACTGGGGGCCGCCTTCGGCGCCGGCCTTGGGCAGGTCCAGCGGGTAACGGTATCGCTCCTGGGCCCACAGGAAGCCGGCCAGCACCACAACCCCCGGCTCCTTCAACGGCGGAACGTGGGTCGCCTCCACCATTCCGGCGAGGCTGCACCACAGCGCTTGGTTGTACTCGTTGAGCAGATCGGTGGTCGGCACCAGCAGGCGCAGCACATCGGTCAGCGGTTGGCGGTTCTCGGCGAGGACGTGGTTTCCGATGTCGGCCAACCCGATCACGCTCACCAGCGCCGCATCGAGGTTGGACTGCTCGTCGACGATCGAGTCGCTGATCTGCGCTGCGTTGTCGGCGATCGAGACAAAATCGGGGGCCACATCGGCGTAGCTCCGCACGACGCCAGGTGCGGCCTGCAGGTCGGCGCGAAGTGCGGGCAGGGCGGGTTCGAGCGTGGCCAGATAGGCGTGCAGGTCCGACAGCATCTGGCCGAACTTTTCGCCGCGGCCGCTGACCGCCGACGCGATCCCGGCGAGGGTGGCGTTGAGCTTGGCGGGCTCGACCTTCGAGAGCACCGAGGTCAGTTGCTCGAATACGGTGTTGACCTCGACCATGACGTGTTGGGCAGTCACCACCTGACCGGCTTGCAGCGACTCCGCTGACGGGTGGCGGGGAAAGACGAACTGCACCTGTTTGGCGCCGAACACGGTCGGCGAGGCGATGTCGACGAGCGCGTTGGCGGGTATCGCATCCAACCGCGACGGATCCATGTCGAGGTGGATCGCCGCCCGGCCGTCCGACAGCTCCTCGATGGCGGCGACCCTGCCGACCTGTACACCCCGGATTTTGACCTTGGCGTCCGGGTTCATCACCAATCCGGCCCGCTGGGAGATCACCGTGACCGGTACGGAATCAGTGAAGGCGCCGCGGAACAGGTTCGCCGCCAACACGACAACCACCACGCCCACGACGATGGACACCAGCCCGACCAGTGGACGCAGCAGCGGATGTGTCATCGACCGCCTCCGCACGAGGGACGCACCAAACGGCGCCGCTGCGTTCGGTATGACAAGCGGGTTGCACCCCCATCGCGCGTTCGACGACGGTGCAGCACTTTACGCCGGAACATATCTTTGGGTCAATGTCTCGCGGATCGACCGTGCGCCTGTCTTGGTTACCTGTGCCCGACATGCTCGTCATGCCACAGTCCGCGTTTGCTGCATATCGGTCTTGCGCAATTCAGCACAGGTATCCCCGAGGCGCGATACATATCGAAGTTATCTGTCTTACACACGAAACGTCGTGTCGGCCCGTGTCCGACGCGTTCTAGATGCCGAACCCGGTCGTCACTATGGAGCAAATTTTAGGTCGAATTCGACGGAAGTGGCGCACTGAGACCGTACGGGTCCTGCCCACCACACCGTCGGTGTGGCACCTATGATCGCTGGGAAGTTACCCCGGATATCCAAAATTGCAATTTTTATATAAAAAGAGTGGGACGCGGGCGCATCACCGCAGTGCTTGCGCCCGTGTAAATTTCAGCAGGCCTGCTACTCGGGCAGGCGCAGCTCCGGCTTCTCCACCTCTTCGATGTTGACGTCTTTGAAGGTGATCACCCGGACCTGTTTGACGAACCGCGCGGGCCGGTACATGTCCCACACCCAGGCGTCGGCCAGCCGCAACTCGAAGTACACCTCGCCGTCGGAGTTGCGTGGCACCACTTCCACGCTGTTGGCCAGATAGAAACGGCGCTCGGTCTCCACGACGTAACTGAACTGTCCGACGATGTCCTTGTATTCGCGGTAGAGCGAGAGCTCCATCTCGGTTTCGTACTTCTCGAGATCTTCGGCACTCATCAGCTCAGCTGTCCTTCATATCGGTCCCACCGGCACGTCCGCTCGTCGCACATGCGGTATCTCGTCAATTCTCCCACTATCCGAACTCGACGCACTGCTCCGGTTCACCCCCGTCATCCGTCCCCGAGCCGTCGCTCGCCGGCCCGCCGGTGATCAACTCCGTGACCACCTTGATCCCCGTCTTGGTCGCGACCCGGCGCACGTTGATGAACGAGTACCGGTGCTGGGTACACGGCCCGAGCTCGGCCAGCGCCGCGCTGTGCGCCGGGGTGCTGTAGCCCTTGTGCTCGGCGAAGCCATAGCCGGGGTGCTCGGCTTCCATCTCGACCATCAGCCTGTCACGACTGACCTTGGCCAACACACTGGCCGCGGCGATGCAGGCCGCCGCCGCGTCCCCACCCACCACCGGCAGCGAGGGCATCGGCAGCCCGGGCACCCGGAACCCGTCGGAGAGCACGTAGCCGGGCCGCACCGAAAGACCGGCCACCGCCCGGCGCATCCCCTCGATATTGGCCACGTGCACACCGCGACGATCCACCTCGACCGACGGGATGAACACCACGTGGTAGGCCAGCGCGTAGCGGCAGATCAGCGGAAAAAGCCGCTCGCGTTCCCTCGCGTTGAGCTTCTTGGAGTCGTCCAGCGCCGCCAGGCTCTCCAGACGGTTCGGTCCGAGCGCGCATGCGGCGACCACCAGCGGCCCGGCGCACGCACCACGGCCGACCTCGTCGACGCCGGCGACCGGCCCGAGACCGCTTCGGTACAGGGCGGACTCCAGCGTTCGCAGGCTCGAGGACTTCCGGATCACCGTTCGCGGAGGCCAGGTCGCCGGCAACAGTAAATCTCCTACTGCGTGTGGGGTCAGGTCTGGGGGTTCACGCTGCTCACGCCGCCCCAGCGCGTCGGGGGCCAGGCGATGAAGCGCGCCTTTCCGATGACATTGTCCACCGGCACGGTGCCTGCCGTCGGATCACCGGTGCACAGGATGCCACGTTGCGCATCGGCGGGTGTGCTGGTGCAGTGGGCCCGCGAGTCGGCCGAATGCGTGCGGTTGTCGCCCATCACCCACACCCTGCCCTCGGGCACTGACACAGGTCCGAACTCCGGCCCGAGGCACTTGTAGAAGTTCGGATCGGGCACGTTCATCGTTTCCCGGTCCAGATACGGCTCGTCGAGCGGTTTGCCGTCGACCGTCAGCCCGGTGCTCTCCCGGCATTCCACGGTCTGCCCGCCCACCGCGATGATCCGCTTGACGAGGTCGTTCTCGTCGGGCGGGACGAACCCGATGACGGAGAACGCGTTCTGCACCCACCGCACCGCGGCGTTGTCGGACCGGATCGACTTGTAGCCCACGTTCCAGTTCGGCGGTCCCTTGAACACCACAACGTCACCGGGTTCGGGCGCGGTGAACCGGTAGGTCATCTTGTCGACCATGATGCGGTCCCCGGTGCAACCCGGACAGCCGTGCAGCGTGGGTTCCATGGACTCCGACGGGATGAGATAGGGCCGCGCGACGAACGTCAGCATCACGTAGTAGAGCACCAACGCGATCGAGATGAGGATCGCGAATTCCCGCACCGCGCCGTGTTTCTTCTTGGGCTTCTCGTTCTCGTCCGCCGTGTCGGGTTCTGAAACGGTGTCGTCGAGGTCGGGCTCGGCAGACGATTCGTCTGGCGCAGTGGGTCCGGTCACCGCATCAGCGTAGCCAGCGCGTCGGTCGGCATCGCGCGGCGAGCGGTCCAACGATCACACTCCGAGCGGATGCCGCCGGCGAGGTGTCAGCGCTTTTCCTTGATCTTGGCTTTCTTGCCGCGCAGTTCACGCAGGTAGTACAGCTTGGCGCGGCGGACGTCGCCGCGGGTGACGACGTCGATGTGGTCGATGTTCGGCGAGTGCACCGGAAACGTCCGCTCGACGCCGACGCCGTAGCTTTCCTTGCGCACGGTGAAGGTCTCACGGATACCACCGCCCTGGCGGCGCAGAACGACACCCTTGAAGACCTGGATGCGCTCCTTGGAGCCCTCGATGACCTTCACATGGACGTTGACGGTGTCGCCGGCGCCGAAGGCCGGGATGTCGTCGCGAAGCGACGTCTGATCGACGAAGTCCAGCGTGTTCATCGGTGACACTTCCTTGCTGTTGGGCTGTCGGCGCCGCGGTCGCCCTTGCGACGCGTGGCCGAGCCGATGGATCGGGCGTGTGGGGTGTATCTCGCAGTGGGCAGCGCCAGCGGTCTCCTGCAACTGCGTAGACAACTGCTCAATTGTGCCAGATCCGCGCCGAAACTCTGAAATCCGGCGAATTCCTCCGGTGAATGCCGTAGCCACGGCGCCGCAGCCCGGTGGTGTCGGCCAAGCCGTGCGGCGCGGTGGTGGTTAGTCTGCATGACAGAGGGTATGGCGTGGTTGAACCTGCGTTGTGCCCCTACGACGCGAACACGACGCGAAGGAGGGCAATGCGACGGCCTCCGTCGAAGCTGGTCACGGCCATAGCCGCCGCTGGTGTTGCGGTTCTCGCGGGCGCTGGCTGCGAGGCCAAGGTGTACGGCACACCTCCCCCGCCCGCTGAAGCGCCCGTCGTCGTCGTCGCACCGCAGGGCAGCATGGCGCCGCTGCCGGAAGCCCCGCCTGGCGAAGCCGCCGCGTCGTTCGCCGGCCTTCAGGACAGGACGCAGCAGGCCACCGCGGACGCCGCGGCCGCCGGCGCCGACCTCACCGCCACCGTGCTGGACCGCAACACCGGCCAGATCGTCTCCAACGGCAACGCGATGGCGATGCCCATCGCCTCGGTGGTCAAGGTGTTCATCGCCGATGATCTGCTGCTACAGGTCGCCGAGGGCAAGACTCAGCTGTCTCCCGAGGACCGCGCGGCCCTCGACTTCATGTTGCGCGCATCTGACGACAGCGCCGCCGAGGTCTTCTGGAACCGCAGCGGGGGCAGCGAGATCATCTCCCGGATCAAGGAGCGCTACGGCCTGGGTGCCACGACGGCGCCGTACAACGGGCGCTGGTTCAACACGCTGAGCACGTCGGCCGACCTGGTCCGCTACTACGACCTGCTGCTTTCCGGTGCGGGCGGGTTGCCTGCCGAGCAGGCCGACGTCATCCTGTCCGATCTGGCGGGGCACACCCCGACCGCGCCGGACGGCACGGTGCCCGGTGGCGTGTACCCGCAACGGTTCGGCATTCCCGATGGGCTCTACGCCGAACCGGTCGCGGTCAAACAGGGCTGGTTCTGCTGCTGGAACGGCGGCAACTGGGTGCACCTGTCCAGCGGTGTGATCGGGCCGGATCGTCGCTATGTGATGGCGATCGGTGCCATGCAACCTACCGACGACGTCACCGCGCGTAACACCATCACCGATGCCGTCAAGACGATGTTCCCCGGCGGGCGAATCTAGCGCAGCAGGTCCGGGCGCCGGTCGCGGGTGCGTTCCAGGCTCTGCCCGTTACGCCACGCCGCGATCTTGGCGTGATCTCCCGACAGCAGCACCTCCGGCACGTCCAGGCCGCGCCAGCTGGGCGGCCGGGTGTAGCTGGGCCCTTCCAACAGCCCGTCGGAATGCGAATCGTC
This region includes:
- a CDS encoding class A beta-lactamase-related serine hydrolase, translated to MRRPPSKLVTAIAAAGVAVLAGAGCEAKVYGTPPPPAEAPVVVVAPQGSMAPLPEAPPGEAAASFAGLQDRTQQATADAAAAGADLTATVLDRNTGQIVSNGNAMAMPIASVVKVFIADDLLLQVAEGKTQLSPEDRAALDFMLRASDDSAAEVFWNRSGGSEIISRIKERYGLGATTAPYNGRWFNTLSTSADLVRYYDLLLSGAGGLPAEQADVILSDLAGHTPTAPDGTVPGGVYPQRFGIPDGLYAEPVAVKQGWFCCWNGGNWVHLSSGVIGPDRRYVMAIGAMQPTDDVTARNTITDAVKTMFPGGRI
- a CDS encoding MCE family protein; the encoded protein is MIRSRGVRLVLAVTLTALLVCGVAVVIVRTLSRPTVIIAHFTTATAIYPGDEVRIAGVKVGSIESIEPIGTQAKMELSVRHGVTVPADAKAVIVAQNLVSARYVQLTPAYESGPVMRNGTVIPVERTAVPVEWNEVKEQLMRLATELGPGGDTAAAETGSVGRFIDSAAAAMDGNGDKLRQTLEQLSGVGRILADGGGNIVDTITNLQTFVTALRDSNQQIVQFQNRFATLTSVVNDSRSELDAALTDLSEVVRETTRFVRDTRDKTSEQIQRLANVAQNLAEHRMELENVLHIAPHSIANSVNMFDPRTGAASGVFVLNNMANPDWFICGMIGALQNVTAPTTSTLCSQYLGPGLRLANFNNLPFPFSFLLSSNPPPYMLRYSEPGLMPGADGPPPGPPDLPPAVSAYTGAGDVPPPPGYGPVPGPPPLPPAGPPTLQDILLPAERSPAPGAVSAPDDGTPP
- a CDS encoding ribonuclease HII; protein product: MPATWPPRTVIRKSSSLRTLESALYRSGLGPVAGVDEVGRGACAGPLVVAACALGPNRLESLAALDDSKKLNARERERLFPLICRYALAYHVVFIPSVEVDRRGVHVANIEGMRRAVAGLSVRPGYVLSDGFRVPGLPMPSLPVVGGDAAAACIAAASVLAKVSRDRLMVEMEAEHPGYGFAEHKGYSTPAHSAALAELGPCTQHRYSFINVRRVATKTGIKVVTELITGGPASDGSGTDDGGEPEQCVEFG
- the rplS gene encoding 50S ribosomal protein L19, with product MNTLDFVDQTSLRDDIPAFGAGDTVNVHVKVIEGSKERIQVFKGVVLRRQGGGIRETFTVRKESYGVGVERTFPVHSPNIDHIDVVTRGDVRRAKLYYLRELRGKKAKIKEKR
- the lepB gene encoding signal peptidase I, with protein sequence MTGPTAPDESSAEPDLDDTVSEPDTADENEKPKKKHGAVREFAILISIALVLYYVMLTFVARPYLIPSESMEPTLHGCPGCTGDRIMVDKMTYRFTAPEPGDVVVFKGPPNWNVGYKSIRSDNAAVRWVQNAFSVIGFVPPDENDLVKRIIAVGGQTVECRESTGLTVDGKPLDEPYLDRETMNVPDPNFYKCLGPEFGPVSVPEGRVWVMGDNRTHSADSRAHCTSTPADAQRGILCTGDPTAGTVPVDNVIGKARFIAWPPTRWGGVSSVNPQT
- a CDS encoding MCE family protein; translation: MTHPLLRPLVGLVSIVVGVVVVVLAANLFRGAFTDSVPVTVISQRAGLVMNPDAKVKIRGVQVGRVAAIEELSDGRAAIHLDMDPSRLDAIPANALVDIASPTVFGAKQVQFVFPRHPSAESLQAGQVVTAQHVMVEVNTVFEQLTSVLSKVEPAKLNATLAGIASAVSGRGEKFGQMLSDLHAYLATLEPALPALRADLQAAPGVVRSYADVAPDFVSIADNAAQISDSIVDEQSNLDAALVSVIGLADIGNHVLAENRQPLTDVLRLLVPTTDLLNEYNQALWCSLAGMVEATHVPPLKEPGVVVLAGFLWAQERYRYPLDLPKAGAEGGPQCTGLPKMPFEAAPPYVVADTGTNPWRRTYPGVVLNSDLIKQIMFGDNETAGPPRNTAQIGQPG
- a CDS encoding MCE family protein, which codes for MRKYRGTQLVRAGLLGVVLIILVIAVGLSPEPLVSWATSIRYQAQFTDAGGITPGNDVTISGLKVGSVSGVALEGRNAVVTFIVDGTVQLGSDTTAHVRTGTLLGERILTLESGGDGTMNPMDVIPASRTASPYSLTEAVSELTTNTAGTDTASLNQSLDTLSATLDQVAPQLGPTFDGLTRLSQAINERDDTLGDLLENGADITGILADRSAQVNTLILNANDLVAVLSERRRAIVELLVHTSALSKQMSGVIRDNERELAPTLDKLNGVTAILEKNRDNIAKALPGLAKFQITLGETIGNGPYYQAYIPNIMFAQLLQPWLDYAFGFRRGVNAGQPPDNVGPRAELPFPYNGIPQPWEQWGEPPR
- a CDS encoding DUF2469 domain-containing protein, whose translation is MSAEDLEKYETEMELSLYREYKDIVGQFSYVVETERRFYLANSVEVVPRNSDGEVYFELRLADAWVWDMYRPARFVKQVRVITFKDVNIEEVEKPELRLPE
- a CDS encoding MCE family protein; protein product: MRRSFRPTVIKFAIFAVVMSLLTASLFFIFGQYQTGSRKGYSAVFADVSRLQPGESVRVAGMRVGTVNRVELQRDKSVVVTFDADPNVAMTDSTRAAVRYLNLVGDRYLELIEGPAGAPLPPGGQIPKVRTQSALDLDLLLGGLKPVLRGLNPQDVNALSASIIGIFQGQENTLQSLFSNTSGFTAALAEHNRTIQALINNLRTLLATLTKEGDKFSDTIGQLENLVTQLAAERDPIGSAIESLNDGTASVADLLGDARTPLAGTVDELSRLATHLDIQKDRLDTSLQKAPDNYRKLVRTGAYGSFFNYYICELKWRVTDLQGRTAVFPWIKQENGRCTEP